acatttaccatcaaactgttgaaccTTTGGAGGTTAACagccagcaggcatcttcaacatatcgaccctgGAAGTGTATGtctttgcatatgtaagggaggacTTTACAGCAACTTCATACTTGCtcttaatggttccttcaatgaactccttcaggtgatcgattggaatcatccactcagatgagacagggatagccttagcgGATGCTACTTGTCTTGGGGGAGAATCACTCTCtggaacttctgggagcttgccaAGTGCGTGGGTGGATTTTTCTTCCAGTAAGATTCCCACCCTATCTGTTAGCTTTTtaattctagcatcttgattttgcatgcacttggtcaagccagcaattgcttccgtcaagtttgccaactgctcctccacagatgaagtgtttgtcaccatggcttgcatgattgtcgtggacgatggagagtagcatggattgtcacacagattgatcctcgattggctcacgctatgtggtgtaagtggggaggatccatcacttgaagcatcatcattttccttcacagcagagtgcttggatccggagagggcaagcagagcaagagttttcttgatcttttcagcaacatcgcttcctccttcgggtgcgtttgtggaagatcttactccttttgaggatgaagatccaaaAACAGGGGTTGGTGCGGACGGCACATGGGGTGTTTGTTGTCCtaacgagcttgctttgctcctcgtaactagtccaaagcttccaaaagtaacatcgaggatgctttccacatcagcatagaacctggaattAACATCCTTGGTGGAGGTCGagctggagttgattttctttgaagccatttcaatgttcttgaacttaggtgatttgaaaagttgagatgagaggtagagattgtcccactaggtgtgccagaatttgtagacaatatatttgcgtcgagaaaataaaatcaagaccgaaataTATttcaacaatcgtagtattttatttaatttaatatgagtgtacaatctctataattcctctgattctacttttccaatataaattcaagggactttgagcttgatcttgatcttgaatttgaatttgatttatccgtcttgaattcaactagcacgaactttaatttgaactcgtactccttgaatcttgatttgttcttcgttcttgagcatGAACTTGATTTGTCcttcgttcttgaacttgaacttgattgcttgaagcctgaaatttgtggaggaatttgcagcatttaatccacgagctctttcttgctttttgttataacttctggtgtcttttctgggttatgaagacccctatttatagttgtgggaggaaagagttatgataagaacaaactctttccgaccaatcaaattgaagtgtgacaaggccgcatttgattggccagaacatgtcacttgcacacgtggtgcgatttcattagccttttaatgtgacttggcatggcTTGTCATTtggacacgtggcatgatcctattggctcttctgtttgacttggcgtgccacgtcatttgacacgtgacaccaaactgggcctctaggaagatgacatctttgGCCTAATGAAGTGGGTTCATCTCTTGTAGCCCAACTAAAtaggctagcccaatggattaaggcttatttatttaatcaatatatattggatttatataattaatttaattatattatcccataataattatttagaccaatatatcttgaatttaaaatatagcccaaataattttatgatttaatccaataaaatttaGATGCCTATAATACTTTTTGCTGTGCTTAAGATTAATCCATACAAAAGAAAGACTATTTTGCAACTTGATACTCACTTTAGGCTCTCATACCTTACTTGAAGTTTTGCCTTGACCATCAGTGATTATATTTCTATACAATATCTTTTACAACTGTCAAGAATTcaaattaactaatttttaaattttaatatttcgTGTCATATTTTCTCTATCAAATTAAATATTTGACCATTATCATGATGTTTTCATATCAACATTTTAAACTCCATTTTCAATTAAATGTTACTATATAAAGTTGGACAGAGGGAGTTCCTGTTTGGGGGGTTATTCTTTAGTTTTACTTGTTCGGCAAGATCTTAATATCGGTAACATATTAGCTTGAGTGGCATCCACTTTATAGATAATTGGAAAGTCAATATACATCTAGTAGTGTCAAGTGAGCAAGTCAGGTCAAGTTTGAACGGGTTAAAGTAATAAATAGATGGAAAAAACATAAATGGCCGGTGGAAAGGGGGATAAGGGAGCCTCTAGGCTGAGAGTTGGGTCTTGGAATATAGGGATGTTGACGGGGAAGTCTATAGAGTTAGGTAAGATTCTTCAGAAAAGGAAGATCAacatagcgtgtgtccaggagactaaaCGGAAGGGTACTAAGGCACGGGATGTAGACGGGTTTAACCTATGGTACTAAGGAAGCGCTGGAGGTAAGAACGGGGTAGGTATTTTAGTGGAAAGGGACCTCAGGGAGCTCATGGTCGAGGTTAGCAGGGTAAACGATAGGTTGATGAGTATTAAGCTTGTAGTTGGAGGATTTAAGGCAAACATGGTTAGTGCATACACTCCCCGGTAGGTTAAGACCAGGATGTCAAGCAGCAATTCTGGCAGGATTTGGACGAGGTGGTGCATATTATCCCGCATACCGAGAAGCTTTTCATGGCGGAGATTTCAATGGCCATATTGGGACTAGTGCTAAGGGTTATGATTATGTGCACGGCGGGTTCGGATTTGGGGATAGAAATGAGGGAGGTACTTTACTGTTGGACTTTTCTAGAGCTTTTGATTTTGTTATAGCTAACTAGAGTTTTCTGAAGCAGGAGGAGCACCTGGTCACATTTCGGAATTCGATGGTcaagactcagattgattaccTTCTCTataggaaatataataaaggtCTTTGCACTGATAGCAAGGTTATCCCAAGTGATCACCTCACGACCCAGCATAGACTCCTAGTAATAGACTTGGAGATCAAAAGGAGTAGGAGGAAGAGGGCGGTGTATAGGCAACCTAAGATCAAGTGGGGTAACTTGACCAAGGACAAAAAGTTACTGGCTATGAGGGCCTGGAGGAGTACGGGGAACGCGACTAGTATGTGGATCACGATAGCGAATTGCATTAGGGAAGCTGCTAGAGAGGTCTTAGGTGTCACGAAGGGatggtggtggaatggagaggtcCATGGTAAAGTGGAAGCCaagaaagatgcttatttgaagcTAGTGGAGAGTACAGATGaggaggaaagaaggacttattgGGAGTGTTATAAAAAGGCAAAGAAAGAGGCGAAGTTAGTAGTTACGGCGGCTAAGAATACAGCGTTTGGTCATTTGTACGAGGAACTCGGGACAAAGGCGGGGATAAAAAGTTGTACCAGTTGGCCAAGGTGAGGAAAAGGAAGGCATGTGACTTAGACCAAGCCAAGTGCATTAAGGACGAGAATGACAAAGTATTGATGGATGAGGCACTTATTAAAAGAAGATGACAGACATACTTTCAAAAACTATTGAATGAAGAGGGGAATAGAAGCATTGTGTTGGGTGAGTTGGAGCACTCCGAGAGTCGGCGAGATTTTGGGTATTGTAGGTGGATTAAGTTAGAGGAGGTGGAAGGGGTGATGCGTAATATGTGAAGGAGCAGAGCGATGGGGCAAGATGAAAtcccggtggaattttggaagaacgCGAGGCGagcaagtgtcacgacccaaaatccaattagtcatgatggcaccaaacccaacccgctaggtaagccaattagcaaaTTTCCTTTCGGATGTTGCAAATGCACAAACTAAAcaacaatccaattcaattaGAAATTCACTGAGAGAAATAATGATAATTTAACTAAACGTTTATACAAAGAATTCTcaaaggactagtagtacaaattatgagtttATAAGACGTAGAGTTTACAAAGATGAtgtgaaataaatacatcatctgttcgaaatgcacataaatagattttttttataaatctaaaactaccatgaacaagaggcagctacaaccggaatacAGGTTCATCTTCAaagccagctcccgccatacacagcgatatcaactccaaaatctgcaagcaaggtgcataagtgtagtatgagtacaaccgaccacacgtactcaataagtaacaaacc
This DNA window, taken from Nicotiana tabacum cultivar K326 chromosome 15, ASM71507v2, whole genome shotgun sequence, encodes the following:
- the LOC142169592 gene encoding uncharacterized protein LOC142169592, whose product is MAGGKGDKGASRLRVGSWNIGMLTGKSIELGKILQKRKINIACVQETKRKGTKARDVDGFNLWLRPGCQAAILAGFGRGGAYYPAYREAFHGGDFNGHIGTSAKGYDYVHGGFGFGDRNEGGTLLLDFSRAFDFVIAN